The following DNA comes from Hahella chejuensis KCTC 2396.
TTTCAGTCTAGTTAAATGACCCGGTTTTTCCGGGTCTTTTTATTTTGTATAACCCTCACCAGATTTCGCATGAGATAACAAATGAAGCTGACACTTCCAAACTCTGTATTGGACTTGAGCGCCCCAGTGGTTATGGGGGTGTTGAATGTCACTCCTGATTCTTTCTCTGATGGGGGACGGTTTTTGTCTCCAGATGACGCTTTAAGCCAAGTTGAAAAGATGGTAACCGAAGGAGCCGCCTTTATTGATATTGGTGGAGAGTCCACTAGGCCCGGGGCGGCTCCAGTGACGGTCAGTCAGGAGTTGGATAGAGTTTGTCCATTAGTTGAGGCTGTGCGGGCGCGCTTTGATGTAAATATTTCTGTGGACACCAGCACCCCTGAAGTGATGCGTGAGTCAGTGGTCCTTGGAGCGGACTTAATTAATGATGTGCGCGCTCTGAGTCGAGAGGGCGCACTGGAGGCGGCTGCATCCTCAGGAGCGGCTATCTGTCTGATGCATATGAAGGGAGAGCCCGGAGCTATGCAGGATAATCCAACCTATACTGATATTGTTAAAGAGGTATCGTCATACTTGGGTGAAAGACGCTCTGTCGCGCTCGAAGCAGGAATCGATATAGATAGAATAATGTTGGATCCAGGGTTTGGTTTCGGCAAAACCTTGGAGCACAACCTCGTTCTAATGAAACATTTGCAAGTGTTTGTGGACATGGGCTCCCCTGTGTTGGTGGGAGTGTCTCGCAAAAGCATGCTGGGAATGATAACAGGTAAAGCGGTGGAGGAGCGCCTGATTGCAAGCGTTTCCGCTGCGGCGGTCGCCATATATAACGGCGCTCGTATAATTAGAGCGCATGACGTCGGAGCTACTGTTGATGCAATTAAAGTGGCTGCAGCGATTAGAGGAGTCTAAACAGATATGAGTAAAGAGTATTTTGGTACCGATGGGATACGTGGAAGAGTAGGTGAAGGCCCTATTACTCCTGAATTTATGTTGAAATTGGGTTGGGCGGCTGGACGTGTTTTTCGTCAGGAGGGGCGTCGTAACCGGGTTCTCATTGGTAAAGATACTCGTATATCTGGATATATTTTTGAATCTGCGTTGGAATCAGGGTTGGCGGCGGCGGGTGTAGACGTTGCGATGCTGGGGCCAATGCCAACACCTGCCATTGCGTATCTTACCCGCACATTTCGTGCTTGCGCAGGTATTGTTATCAGCGCATCACACAATCCGTTCAATGACAACGGAGTTAAATTTTTCTCGGCTGAGGGGACTAAACTTCCCGACTCAACGGAAGAGCAGATTGAGCACTTCATTCGGCAGCCTATGGAGATTGTGCCGTCAAGCCAGTTAGGTAAGGCTGCTCGGTTTGAGGATGCAAAAGGCCGTTACATAGAATTCTGTAAAAGTACAGTCCCCTTTCATATGTCATTTGCAGGAATGCGTGTTGTGCTGGACTGCGCGCAAGGCGCGACCTATCAAGTTGCGCCTAGTGTTTTTAAAGAGTTGGGCGCCAAAGTCGAGACTATTGGCGTGACGCCGGATGGTTTGAATATTAATCATGAAATAGGTTCTACTCACCCTGATCAATTGGCCGCCAAAGTGGTTGAGGCAGGCGCGGATCTGGGGATTGCTTTCGATGGCGACGGGGACCGTGTTGTCATGGTTGACCACAAAGGTGAGATTGTTGATGGTGATGAGATCCTGTATATCATTGCGCGCGACAAAATGCGTAAGGGGCGTTTAAAAGGCGGTGTTGTCGGAACGCTAATGACGAACTTCGGCGCAGAGCTTGCCTTCGGTGAATTGGGGATTCCCTTCGAACGCGCTAACGTTGGCGATAGATATGTTATGGAGGCGCTGCTGCGTAACGACTGGTGTCTGGGTGGTGAAGGCTCCGGGCATATTGTTTGTTTGGATCGGACTACTACGGGGGATGGTATTATTTCCTCTTTGCAGGTTTTGGCGGCGCTTTCGGATTTGGGAATTACGCTCCATGAGGCTAAAAAAGGCATGAGTAAGTTGCCCCAGCATATGATTAATGTGAGGGTAAGTCAGAAAGTGGATATAAAGGGGCACACGACAATCCAATCTGCTGTTGCTAATGCTGAAAAGCAATTTGCAGGCAAGGGGAGGGTGTTGTTGAGGTCATCAGGGACCGAGCCGGTCATTAGGGTGATGGCCGAAGGTGAGGATGAAGCTAAAGTTCGTTCTATAGTGGCTGAGCTGGCTAAAATAGTTGAAGGGTCTGTGTAAAGACCTTTCACATATTGAGTAGTTAGATAATAGTGGCGCACTACTTGTAACTTATAGGGAGTTTGGTTAGTATGTGCGCCTCGCGCGAACTGGAG
Coding sequences within:
- the folP gene encoding dihydropteroate synthase; this translates as MKLTLPNSVLDLSAPVVMGVLNVTPDSFSDGGRFLSPDDALSQVEKMVTEGAAFIDIGGESTRPGAAPVTVSQELDRVCPLVEAVRARFDVNISVDTSTPEVMRESVVLGADLINDVRALSREGALEAAASSGAAICLMHMKGEPGAMQDNPTYTDIVKEVSSYLGERRSVALEAGIDIDRIMLDPGFGFGKTLEHNLVLMKHLQVFVDMGSPVLVGVSRKSMLGMITGKAVEERLIASVSAAAVAIYNGARIIRAHDVGATVDAIKVAAAIRGV
- the glmM gene encoding phosphoglucosamine mutase, whose protein sequence is MSKEYFGTDGIRGRVGEGPITPEFMLKLGWAAGRVFRQEGRRNRVLIGKDTRISGYIFESALESGLAAAGVDVAMLGPMPTPAIAYLTRTFRACAGIVISASHNPFNDNGVKFFSAEGTKLPDSTEEQIEHFIRQPMEIVPSSQLGKAARFEDAKGRYIEFCKSTVPFHMSFAGMRVVLDCAQGATYQVAPSVFKELGAKVETIGVTPDGLNINHEIGSTHPDQLAAKVVEAGADLGIAFDGDGDRVVMVDHKGEIVDGDEILYIIARDKMRKGRLKGGVVGTLMTNFGAELAFGELGIPFERANVGDRYVMEALLRNDWCLGGEGSGHIVCLDRTTTGDGIISSLQVLAALSDLGITLHEAKKGMSKLPQHMINVRVSQKVDIKGHTTIQSAVANAEKQFAGKGRVLLRSSGTEPVIRVMAEGEDEAKVRSIVAELAKIVEGSV